Proteins from a single region of Manis javanica isolate MJ-LG chromosome 5, MJ_LKY, whole genome shotgun sequence:
- the LOC108410090 gene encoding uncharacterized protein KIAA0232 isoform X9, whose product MCPVCTVVVGGLPSGSSSSSEPGPVSASEMSLLHALGPVQTWLGQELEKCGIDAMIYTRYVLSLLLHDSYDYDLQEQENDIFLGWEKGAYKKWGKSKRKCSDLTLEEMKKQAAVQCLRSASDESSGIETLVEELCSRLKDLQSEQEEKIHKKLEGSPSPEAELSPTAKDQVEMYYEAFPPLSEKPVCLREIMTVWNNSKACASSSPSSSAAPPASTDTSSPKACNSEGEATEERDAEASSAVPGKTQSQGKNEKENKLSNGTAEEKPASYKKQIRHKPEGKMRPRSWSSGSSEAGSSSSGHQGRSKASATGVKARPKAREVRSRRGRSGPGRGAHAGGRGPARPPCRRGRGPPRAPGRGAPAGAEGPGAAGGSDAEFKEQPLWYTEPIAEYFGPRGRRSKLETTYRARQGAGGPAAEPAEEAAGPARGLCVGGGPARRTYLAAGTFVDGRFVEMPAVINEGIGLSGTAFRPPPEDTTYWDDIHLSGLTHFYEVDIDQSMLDPGASETVRGESRILNMIRQKSEERTDFEAECCIVLDGMELQGERAIWTDSTSPGGAEGFFLQDLGHLAQFWERCSSSSGDADGESAGGDSPARLSPVSGSTGLDPHLLAGDQELFSDINEGSGINSCFSVFEVQCSNSVLPFSFETLNLGNENTDSSANMLGKTQSRLLIWTKNSAFEENEHCSNLSTRTCSPWSHSEETRSDNETLNIQFEESAQFSPEEISYVVPPVSSNYVDEELLDFLQDETCQQDSRTLEEIPSLVFKKKSKLESVCGIQLEQKTENKTFETTQMRSESSPRGDGYSSGVIKDIWTKMADRHSVATVEIERTDGELFSTDVSSCCCCLDAEAEVEGLREPRKAVQRSEYHLWEGQKGGLEKRAFAADELAQADGGDYTTPSKPWDAAQDKENAFILGGVYGELKTFSSDGEWAAVPPGRTKAGLSQRAASDVVAVAGADVFMTPGTSFAPGHRQLRKPFVSFEQNDQLKSGENGLNKGFSFIFHEDLLGACGNFQVEDPGLEYSFSSFDLSNPFSQVLHVECSLEPEGIASLSPGFKPKSILCSDPDSEVFRPRTCGADRTQYRAIRVSPRTHFRPISASELSPGGGSESEFESEKDEANIPIPSQVDAFEDPQADLKPLEEDAEKEGHYYGKSELESGKFLPRLKKSGMEKSAQTSLDSQEESAGILPGGKQNRCLECSLNESLEIDSESSEANCKIMAQCEEEINNFCSCKAGCQFPAYEDNPVSSGQLEEFPVLNTDVHVQGVNRSQEKQTWWEKALYSPLFPTSECEECYTNAKGENGIEECPDVKEIPSNEEHLLDFNRVSSVYEARCTGERNCGAKANGFRRKMYSSASSGSEGTGSEGGGEWVDPGEEKLFSRTHL is encoded by the exons AGCTCTGGCATCGAGACCCTAGTGGAGGAGCTCTGCTCCAGGCTGAAGGACCTTCAGAGTGAGCAAG AAGAGAAGATTCACAAAAAGTTAGAGGGGTCTCCCTCTCCAGAGGCAGAATTATCCCCTACAGCAAAGGATCAAGTGGAAAT GTACTATGAAGCCTTCCCACCACTTTCTGAGAAGCCGGTTTGCCTGCGAGAGATCATGACCGTGTGGAACAATTCCAAAGCCTGCGCCTCGTCCAGCCCTTCCTCGTCCGCAGCCCCTCCGGCCAGCACGGACACGTCCTCCCCCAAGGCCTGCAACAGCGAGGGCGAAGCCACCGAGGAGAGGGACGCCGAGGCGTCCAGCGCTGTGCCCGGCAAGACCCAGAGCCAAGGTAAAAACGAGAAGGAGAACAAGCTTAGTAACGGCACAGCCGAGGAGAAGCCTGCTTCGTACAAGAAGCAGATCCGACATAAACCCGAAGGAAAGATGCGCCCTCGCTCCTGGTCCTCCGGCTCGAGTGAAGCAGGCTCAAGTTCAAGTGGGCATCAGGGGCGCTCGAAGGCGTCCGCCACGGGCGTGAAAGCGAGGCCCAAGGCCCGGGAAGTCCGGAGCAGGAGAGGGCGGAGCGGGCCCGGCAGGGGCGCCCACGCGGGGGGCCGCGGCCCCGCCCGGCCGCCGTGCCGCCGGGGCAGGGGGCCGCCCAGGGCGCCCGGCAGGGGAGCCCCGGCGGGCGCGGAGGGCCCGGGGGCCGCGGGCGGGAGCGACGCGGAGTTCAAGGAGCAGCCGCTGTGGTACACCGAGCCCATCGCCGAGTACTTCGGCCCCCGCGGCAGGAGGAGCAAGCTGGAGACCACGTACCGGGCCAGGCAGGGCGCGGGCGGCCCCGCGGCGGAGCCGGCCGAGGAGGCGGCCGGGCCGGCGCGCGGCCTGTGTGTGGGCGGTGGCCCCGCCCGCAGGACGTACCTCGCGGCCGGGACGTTCGTTGACGGCCGTTTCGTGGAAATGCCCGCAGTGATAAATGAGGGTATCGGCCTCTCGGGGACCGCGTTCCGTCCTCCCCCGGAGGACACCACGTACTGGGATGATATTCATCTGTCCGGACTAACGCACTTCTATGAAGTGGATATCGACCAATCCATGTTGGATCCCGGTGCCTCAGAAACAGTGCGAGGGGAAAGTCGGATTTTGAATATGATTCGACAAAAAAGCGAAGAGAGAACGGATTTCGAGGCAGAATGTTGCATAGTGTTAGATGGAATGGAGCTGCAAGGGGAACGTGCAATATGGACAGATTCCACCAGCCCTGGGGGCGCCGAGGGCTTCTTCCTGCAGGACCTCGGCCATCTGGCTCAGTTCTGGGAGCGCTGCTCATCCAGCTCGGGGGACGCCGACGGGGAGAGCGCCGGGGGCGATTCCCCGGCCCGACTGTCTCCGGTCTCGGGCAGCACGGGGCTCGATCCGCATTTGCTCGCTGGCGATCAGGAGCTCTTTTCAGATATTAATGAAGGATCTGGCATAAACTCTTGTTTTTCAGTGTTTGAAGTGCAATGCAGTAATTCtgttttaccattttcttttgaaacaCTCAACTtgggaaatgaaaatacagattccAGTGCTAATATGCTTGGGAAAACACAGTCTAGATTGCTAATATGGACCAAAAATAGTGCCTTTGAAGAAAATGAACACTGTTCTAATCTTTCAACAAGAACTTGTAGTCCATGGTCCCATTCAGAAGAAACACGTTCAGACAATGAGACATTAAACATTCAGTTTGAAGAATCCGCACAGTTTAGTCCAGAAGAAATTAGTTATGTAGTTCCTCCAGTCTCGTCAAATTATGTAGATGAAGAACTTCTAGATTTTTTGCAAGATGAAACTTGCCAGCAAGACAGTAGAACTTTAGAAGAAATTCCTTCgttagttttcaaaaaaaagtcCAAACTAGAATCTGTCTGTGGTATTCAGCtagaacaaaaaacagaaaacaaaacctttGAAACTACACAGATGCGTAGTGAAAGCAGCCCACGTGGAGACGGCTACAGCTCAGGGGTTATCAAGGACATCTGGACGAAGATGGCAGACAGGCATTCTGTAGCTACGGTGGAAATAGAAAGAACGGATGGTGAGTTGTTTTCAACAGATGTCAgtagctgctgctgctgtttggaCGCCGAAGCTGAGGTGGAGGGTCTCCGGGAGCCTCGTAAGGCCGTGCAGAGGTCGGAGTAccatctgtgggaggggcagaaGGGGGGCCTGGAGAAGAGAGCTTTTGCTGCTGACGAGCTGGCCCAGGCGGACGGTGGAGATTATACGACGCCCTCCAAACCTTGGGATGCGGCCCAAGATAAAGAGAACGCATTCATTCTTGGAGGAGTTTACGGAGAGCTCAAAACCTTTAGCAGCGATGGGGAGTGGGCGGCTGTGCCCCCCGGCCGCACGAAAGCAGGTCTGTCACAGCGCGCGGCCTCCGACGTCGTGGCGGTGGCCGGTGCAGACGTCTTCATGACCCCGGGAACCAGCTTTGCTCCGGGCCACAGGCAATTACGGAAACCCTTCGTGTCATTCGAGCAGAACGACCAGCTGAAGAGTGGGGAAAATGGATTAAATAAgggattttcttttatcttccatGAAGACTTACTAGGAGCTTGTGGTAACTTTCAAGTTGAAGATCCTGGACTTGAATATTCATTCTCTTCCTTTGACTTAAGCAATCCATTTTCGCAAGTTCTTCATGTAGAATGTTCATTGGAACCCGAAGGGATTGCATCGCTCAGCCCTGGTTTTAAGCCGAAATCAATCCTCTGCTCTGACCCGGACAGCGAGGTTTTCCGCCCCCGCACATGCGGCGCCGACAGAACCCAGTACCGGGCGATTCGGGTCTCTCCTCGGACTCACTTTCGCCCAATCTCTGCATCTGAATTGTCCCCAGGAGGAGGAAGCGAGTCGGAATTTGAATCGGAGAAAGATGAAGCAAATATTCCCATTCCTTCTCAAGTTGATGCATTTGAAGATCCACAGGCGGATCTCAAACCACTGgaagaagatgcagagaaagaaggCCATTACTATGGGAAATCGGAGCTCGAGTCTGGAAAATTCCTTCCCAGGTTAAAAAAATCCGGAATGGAAAAGAGTGCTCAGACATCACTGGATTCCCAGGAGGAATCAGCTGGGATTCTGCCCGGAGGCAAGCAGAATCGGTGTTTGGAATGTAGCTTGAATGAGTCTCTGGAAATTGATTCAGAAAGCTCAGAAGCAAATTGTAAGATAATGGCACAATGTGAGgaagaaattaataatttttgcAGTTGTAAAGCAGGTTGTCAGTTCCCTGCTTATGAAGATAATCCAGTTTCTTCAGGACAGCTGGaagag TTTCCTGTATTGAACACTGATGTACATGTACAAGGAGTGAACAGAAGTCAAGAAAAGCAGACCTGGTGGGAAAAAGCCTTGTACTCCCCTCTCTTTCCTACATCAGAGTGTGAAG AATGTTATACAAATGCCAAGGGAGAGAATGGTATAGAAGAATGCCCAGATGTTAAAGAAATACCCAGTAATGAAGAGCATCTGTTAGATTTTAATAGG GTGTCTTCTGTTTATGAAGCAAGGTGTACAGGAGAGAGAAATTGTGGAGCAAAAGCAAATGGCTTTCGCAGAAAGATGTACTCCAGTGCGAGTTCCGGCTCGGAAGGCACAGGCTCGGAAGGCGGAGGCGAGTGGGTGGACCCCGGCGAAGAGAAGCTCTTTTCTCGAACTCATCTCTAA